From a single Peromyscus maniculatus bairdii isolate BWxNUB_F1_BW_parent chromosome 4, HU_Pman_BW_mat_3.1, whole genome shotgun sequence genomic region:
- the LOC143272882 gene encoding uncharacterized protein LOC143272882 produces MAPTRRRGRREARAPGRPLPSPRRPSAVMAVAAAGAGAPRASSRPRGRGAVAGVRGGAGGGSPHSPLSPAVHVSRAGGGVRPAGPWFSAWRLTADLELVQTRGGAGDQPPWSAAAPGAAGRTRAAEARGGTGGARGGAGDQPDPGGGEPAAAQAASVPATPHSRSLGGAVDSVEGGRAAQSAAAAQADMGCSRGTQAGPGMGSARDRPLAGDPQRCATTGSGPI; encoded by the coding sequence ATGGCGCCGACGCGCAGGCGGGGccgccgggaagctagggcgccgggacgccccctgcccagtccccgcaggccgtcagcggtgatggcggtggcggcggcgggtgccggagctccccgcgcctcctcccgtccgcgcggccgcggtgcggtcgcgggggtccggggcggcgctggggggggctcccctcactccccgctctccccggctgtccatgtctcccgtgcgggcggaggagtccgccccgccgggccgtgGTTTTCCGCGTGGCGCCTAACAGCCGACTTAGAGCTGGTGCAgaccaggggcggggccggcgaccagccgccATGGAgcgcggcggcccccggcgcggctggccggacccgggcggcggaggcccgcggcggcacaggcggggccaggggcggggccggcgaccagccggaccCGGGTGGCGGGGAGcctgcggcggcgcaggcggcctcggtcccggcaacgccccacagccgctcgctcggaggggcggtggatagcgTGGAGGGCGGCCGAGCGGCgcagtcggcagcggcggcgcaggcggacatGGGATGTAGCAGGggcacgcaggcggggccggggatggggtcggcgagggaccgccccctggccggcgacccgcagcgatgtgccacgaccggctccggcccaatatga
- the LOC143272883 gene encoding uncharacterized protein LOC143272883: MDAESPRPECYNPPDSAGGTGGSCSGPQTAEDEFLLPPQLLVAYEEGGTKEGGTKQRSSGPAAPRSSGVQTSCLPQPRNPAAWYTDGSSFLQEEERRAGAAVTTESEIVWTSPLPPGTSAQKAELIALTQALRMAEARRTRN; encoded by the exons atggacgccgagtcaccccgccccgagtgttacaacccccccgacagcgccggagggaccggcggctcctgcagcggcccccaaacagcggaggatgagttcctgcttcctccccaattgctggtcgcctacgaggaaggcgggacaaaggaaggcgggacaaagcagcgaag ctctggtccagcagcccccagatcgaGTGGTGTGCAGACCAgctgtctccctcaaccccgcaaccctgctgcctggtacacggatgggagcagcttcctccaagaagaagaacggagggccggagcagccgtcaccaccgaatcggagatagtttggacctcaccactgccacctggaacatcggcccaaaaggcagagctgatcgcgctgacccaggccctccggatggcggaagcccggaggaccaggaactaa